In one window of Azotobacter salinestris DNA:
- the fdxH gene encoding formate dehydrogenase subunit beta: MQSQDIIKRSATSALTPPTQVRDHKAEVAKLIDVSICIGCKACQVACSEWNDLRDEVGQNVGVYDNPIDLSAKSWTVMRFDEVEQENGRLEWLIRKDGCMHCADPGCLKACPSPGAIVQYANGIVDFQSEHCIGCGYCVAGCPFNVPRISQEDNKAYKCTLCSDRVAVGQEPACAKTCPTGAISFGTKADMQHLAGQRVEELHGRGYANAGLYDPQGVGGTHVMYVLHHADRPELYHNLPRDPRISSAIHGWKGWMKPAAAVAFFATLAGTLFHYVGVGPNQVDEHEETEA; encoded by the coding sequence ATGCAATCTCAAGACATCATCAAGCGCTCGGCGACCAGCGCCCTGACCCCGCCGACCCAGGTCCGCGACCACAAGGCGGAAGTCGCCAAGCTGATCGACGTGAGCATCTGCATCGGCTGCAAGGCCTGCCAGGTGGCCTGCTCGGAGTGGAACGACCTGCGCGACGAGGTCGGCCAGAACGTCGGTGTCTACGACAACCCCATCGACCTCAGCGCCAAGAGCTGGACGGTGATGCGCTTCGACGAGGTCGAGCAGGAGAACGGCAGGCTGGAATGGCTGATCCGCAAGGACGGCTGCATGCACTGCGCGGACCCCGGCTGCCTCAAGGCCTGCCCGAGCCCGGGCGCCATCGTCCAGTACGCCAACGGCATCGTCGACTTCCAGTCCGAGCACTGCATCGGCTGCGGCTACTGCGTCGCCGGCTGCCCGTTCAACGTGCCGCGGATCAGTCAGGAGGACAACAAGGCCTACAAGTGCACCCTGTGTTCCGACCGCGTGGCAGTGGGCCAGGAGCCGGCCTGCGCCAAGACCTGCCCGACCGGGGCGATCAGTTTCGGCACCAAGGCCGACATGCAGCACCTGGCCGGCCAGCGCGTCGAGGAGCTGCACGGCCGCGGCTACGCCAACGCCGGCCTCTACGACCCGCAGGGCGTCGGCGGCACCCACGTGATGTACGTGCTGCACCATGCCGACCGGCCCGAGCTGTACCACAACCTGCCCAGGGACCCGCGCATCAGCAGCGCGATCCACGGCTGGAAGGGCTGGATGAAGCCGGCCGCCGCCGTGGCCTTCTTCGCCACCCTGGCCGGCACCCTGTTCCACTACGTCGGCGTCGGCCCCAACCAGGTCGACGAGCATGAGGAGACCGAGGCATGA